One window from the genome of Megalobrama amblycephala isolate DHTTF-2021 linkage group LG4, ASM1881202v1, whole genome shotgun sequence encodes:
- the LOC125267549 gene encoding N-acylethanolamine-hydrolyzing acid amidase-like isoform X1 translates to MKICLFLGVTFFSVSTADFSPPVVNISLDLPAFQRWAPLKNLYDINFLRRAASEVIDSTVPKWVHVAVKPIVEALEKYIPQPYAGEIQGMASFYGTDISDIVLLNFAYEVSAFCTSIVTQDTKGNIFHGRNLDYPHDVLRNLTLDVLFMKNGKVAYRGTTFAGYVGLWTGQSPNKFTVSGNERNKGHWWENVISAVLLKSSPVSWLIRETLEAAVDFQDAVVRLAKVPIITDVYYILGGVNAGEGVVITRDRGGSADIWPLDPLNGNWYRVETNYDHWLPAPKRDDRRDVAMKALNATGQNHISMDSLYEVLSVNPVCNGITVYTTVMSAATPEKYTTIVRDMCV, encoded by the exons ATGAAGATCTGTCTATTTCTCGGAGTGACATTTTTCAGCGTATCGACAGCTGATTTCTCTCCCCCGGTGGTAAACATCAGTCTGGACCTGCCTGCCTTTCAGCGATGGGCTCCTCTGAAGAACCTCTATGACATTAATTTCTTGAGAAGAGCTGCATCTGAAGTGATCGA CTCGACTGTTCCCAAATGGGTTCATGTTGCCGTTAAACCCATAGTGGAGGCTTTGGAGAAATACATCCCACAGCCGTATGCTGGAGAAATACAGGGCATGGCTTCATTCTATGGGACTGACATTTCAGATATCGTGCTGCTGAACTTTGCCTATGAAGTATCTGC GTTTTGCACCAGTATTGTAACTCAGGATACAAAGGGCAATATATTCCATGGCAGAAACCTGGACTATCCTCACGATGTGCTCAGAAATCTAACTCTAGATgtactttttatgaaaaatggaaag GTGGCGTACAGAGGAACCACTTTCGCTGGTTACGTTGGGCTGTGGACAGGACAAAGCCCCAACAAATTTACAGTCTCTGGCAACGAACGCA ATAAGGGACATTGGTGGGAGaatgtgatttcagccgttttaTTAAAAAGTTCTCCAGTTAGCTGGCTAATTCGAGAG ACTCTTGAAGCAGCTGTGGATTTCCAGGATGCAGTAGTGAGGCTGGCCAAGGTGCCGATCATCACAgatgtttattacattttggGTGGTGTTAATGCTGGTGAGGGTGTGGTCATCACCAGAGACAGGGGAGGATCAGCTGACATCTGGCCCCTGGATCCACTTAATGGAAA CTGGTATAGAGTTGAAACAAATTATGACCATTGGCTACCCGCCCCTAAACGAGACGATCGAAG agatgtGGCAATGAAAGCACTAAATGCCACTGGTCAAAACCATATAAGTATGGATTCTCTATATGAG gTTTTATCTGTGAATCCAGTATGTAATGG GATCACAGTTTATACAACCGTCATGAGTGCCGCCACACCTGAGAAGTACACAACAATTGTCAGAGAT
- the LOC125267549 gene encoding N-acylethanolamine-hydrolyzing acid amidase-like isoform X2 — MKICLFLGVTFFSVSTADFSPPVVNISLDLPAFQRWAPLKNLYDINFLRRAASEVIEFCTSIVTQDTKGNIFHGRNLDYPHDVLRNLTLDVLFMKNGKVAYRGTTFAGYVGLWTGQSPNKFTVSGNERNKGHWWENVISAVLLKSSPVSWLIRETLEAAVDFQDAVVRLAKVPIITDVYYILGGVNAGEGVVITRDRGGSADIWPLDPLNGNWYRVETNYDHWLPAPKRDDRRDVAMKALNATGQNHISMDSLYEVLSVNPVCNGITVYTTVMSAATPEKYTTIVRDMCV; from the exons ATGAAGATCTGTCTATTTCTCGGAGTGACATTTTTCAGCGTATCGACAGCTGATTTCTCTCCCCCGGTGGTAAACATCAGTCTGGACCTGCCTGCCTTTCAGCGATGGGCTCCTCTGAAGAACCTCTATGACATTAATTTCTTGAGAAGAGCTGCATCTGAAGTGATCGA GTTTTGCACCAGTATTGTAACTCAGGATACAAAGGGCAATATATTCCATGGCAGAAACCTGGACTATCCTCACGATGTGCTCAGAAATCTAACTCTAGATgtactttttatgaaaaatggaaag GTGGCGTACAGAGGAACCACTTTCGCTGGTTACGTTGGGCTGTGGACAGGACAAAGCCCCAACAAATTTACAGTCTCTGGCAACGAACGCA ATAAGGGACATTGGTGGGAGaatgtgatttcagccgttttaTTAAAAAGTTCTCCAGTTAGCTGGCTAATTCGAGAG ACTCTTGAAGCAGCTGTGGATTTCCAGGATGCAGTAGTGAGGCTGGCCAAGGTGCCGATCATCACAgatgtttattacattttggGTGGTGTTAATGCTGGTGAGGGTGTGGTCATCACCAGAGACAGGGGAGGATCAGCTGACATCTGGCCCCTGGATCCACTTAATGGAAA CTGGTATAGAGTTGAAACAAATTATGACCATTGGCTACCCGCCCCTAAACGAGACGATCGAAG agatgtGGCAATGAAAGCACTAAATGCCACTGGTCAAAACCATATAAGTATGGATTCTCTATATGAG gTTTTATCTGTGAATCCAGTATGTAATGG GATCACAGTTTATACAACCGTCATGAGTGCCGCCACACCTGAGAAGTACACAACAATTGTCAGAGAT
- the LOC125267547 gene encoding serine/threonine-protein kinase pim-2-like isoform X2, with protein sequence MSMAHMMGERGGQAHISGDVVSRSDSVDGLLCPPLTGQVPVEPKETSRGLTAQGAMEASPVSESSTEKPTERRKRKRIRSFLNRLWKAMKSPFRCCCPCSDVNVVEPFVPPPDLEPEPDPEPPSPAPDQSGVKPINEKPIERRKRKRIRSFLNRKAMKSPFRCCCPCSHMNVVEPFVPPPDLEPEPDPEPPSPAPVPSSVKPINESFEALYNLGEMLGSGGFGRVYEGTRKFDGKKVAIKQMLKIDNDRYLRIPGHPKPLVTEVALLLMMRREPVSPFVIHLYEWFEHPQTFTLVMEYPEPCESLRDFITRNPRLCEPVAQVIVLQALLAVQHCIEHGVFHHDIHAHNFLLNKDTFHLTLIDFGCGQLFSSDGYESDIYIGAPAYCPPEVLTKPRFHAVPTNVWSLGVLLYKMVNGCCPFGSRREIKRAKITFQNSTLSEECTDLISQCLARDPTKRPTLEQMFQHEWITSDLDWESSGDSIRL encoded by the exons ATGTCGATGGCTCACATGATGGGTGAAAGAGGAG GTCAGGCTCACATCAGCGGTGATGTGGTGTCCAGGTCCGACAGCGTCGATGGATTGCTGTGCCCTCCGCTGACAGGTCAAGTTCCTGTCGAGCCAAAGGAGACGTCACGTGGCCTAACTGCCCAGGGTGCCATGGAGGCTTCTCCTGTGAGCGAGAGCTCAACAG aAAAACCTACAGAAcgcaggaagaggaaaagaaTTCGTTCTTTCCTCAACAGGCTGTGGAAGGCGATGAAGAGTCCTTTCCGGTGCTGTTGCCCCTGTAGTGATGTGAATGTTGTGGAGCCTTTTGTCCCTCCACCAGATCTGGAGCCAGAGCCTGATCCCGAGCCACCATCACCTGCTCCAGATCAGTCCGGCGTCAAGCCAATCAATG AAAAACCTATAGAAcgcaggaagaggaaaagaaTTCGTTCTTTCCTCAACAGGAAGGCAATGAAGAGTCCTTTCCGGTGCTGTTGCCCCTGTAGTCATATGAATGTTGTGGAGCCTTTTGTCCCTCCACCAGATCTGGAGCCAGAGCCTGATCCCGAGCCACCATCACCTGCTCCAGTTCCCTCCAGCGTCAAGCCAATCAATG aGTCCTTTGAGGCTCTGTATAACTTGGGAGAGATGCTTGGATCCGGAGGATTTGGCAGGGTGTACGAGGGAACGCGCAAATTTGATGGCAAAAAG gtTGCCATCAAGCAGATGCTCAAGATTGACAACGATCGTTATCTTCGTATT CCTGGGCACCCCAAACCTCTCGTTACCGAAGTGgcgctgctgctgatgatgaggCGAGAACCCGTAAGCCCCTTCGTCATACATCTGTACGAGTGGTTTGAACATCCTCAAACGTTCACTCTCGTTATGGAGTACCCGGAACCCTGCGAGAGCCTGCGTGACTTCATCACCCGTAACCCTCGACTGTGTGAACCAGTCGCACAGGTCATCGTGCTACAGGCTCTGCTGGCGGTACAACACTGCATCGAACATGGTGTTTTTCACCATGACATCCATGCTCACAATTTCCTGTTGAACAAAGACACGTTTCATCTCACGCTGATAGACTTTGGCTGCGGTCAGCTATTTAGTAGCGATGGCTACGAGAGCGACATATACATCG GAGCACCGGCTTACTGCCCACCTGAAGTCCTGACCAAACCTCGCTTCCACGCCGTCCCAACAAATGTCTGGTCCCTAGGAGTCTTGTTGTATAAGATGGTGAACGGATGTTGTCCTTTTGGCAGTAGAAGAGAAATCAAACGGGCCAAAATTACATTTCAGAACTCCACATTATCCGAAG AATGTACAGATCTGATTAGCCAGTGCCTAGCCCGGGATCCCACGAAACGGCCGACGTTAGAGCAGATGTTTCAGCATGAATGGATTACAAGTGATCTAGATTGGGAAAGTTCAGGAGATTCAATCCGTCTGTGA
- the LOC125267547 gene encoding serine/threonine-protein kinase pim-3-like isoform X1, producing MSMAHMMGERGGQAHISGDVVSRSDSVDGLLCPPLTGQVPVEPKETSRGLTAQGAMEASPVSESSTEKPTERRKRKRIRSFLNRLWKAMKSPFRCCCPCSDVNVVEPFVPPPDLEPEPDPEPPSPAPDQSGVKPINEKPIERRKRKRIRSFLNRKAMKSPFRCCCPCSHMNVVEPFVPPPDLEPEPDPEPPSPAPVPSSVKPINESFEALYNLGEMLGSGGFGRVYEGTRKFDGKKVAIKQMLKIDNDRYLRIPGHPKPLVTEVALLLMMRREPVSPFVIHLYEWFEHPQTFTLVMEYPEPCESLRDFITRNPRLCEPVAQVIVLQALLAVQHCIEHGVFHHDIHAHNFLLNKDTFHLTLIDFGCGQLFSSDGYESDIYIGAPAYCPPEVLTKPRFHAVPTNVWSLGVLLYKMVNGCCPFGSRREIKRAKITFQNSTLSEGNNILDVLGGRLDPKPEVQAQHERELGARPRLSENTRDRETGTKSSSHHSHICFVLKLIFALFLKSQDMSSLFI from the exons ATGTCGATGGCTCACATGATGGGTGAAAGAGGAG GTCAGGCTCACATCAGCGGTGATGTGGTGTCCAGGTCCGACAGCGTCGATGGATTGCTGTGCCCTCCGCTGACAGGTCAAGTTCCTGTCGAGCCAAAGGAGACGTCACGTGGCCTAACTGCCCAGGGTGCCATGGAGGCTTCTCCTGTGAGCGAGAGCTCAACAG aAAAACCTACAGAAcgcaggaagaggaaaagaaTTCGTTCTTTCCTCAACAGGCTGTGGAAGGCGATGAAGAGTCCTTTCCGGTGCTGTTGCCCCTGTAGTGATGTGAATGTTGTGGAGCCTTTTGTCCCTCCACCAGATCTGGAGCCAGAGCCTGATCCCGAGCCACCATCACCTGCTCCAGATCAGTCCGGCGTCAAGCCAATCAATG AAAAACCTATAGAAcgcaggaagaggaaaagaaTTCGTTCTTTCCTCAACAGGAAGGCAATGAAGAGTCCTTTCCGGTGCTGTTGCCCCTGTAGTCATATGAATGTTGTGGAGCCTTTTGTCCCTCCACCAGATCTGGAGCCAGAGCCTGATCCCGAGCCACCATCACCTGCTCCAGTTCCCTCCAGCGTCAAGCCAATCAATG aGTCCTTTGAGGCTCTGTATAACTTGGGAGAGATGCTTGGATCCGGAGGATTTGGCAGGGTGTACGAGGGAACGCGCAAATTTGATGGCAAAAAG gtTGCCATCAAGCAGATGCTCAAGATTGACAACGATCGTTATCTTCGTATT CCTGGGCACCCCAAACCTCTCGTTACCGAAGTGgcgctgctgctgatgatgaggCGAGAACCCGTAAGCCCCTTCGTCATACATCTGTACGAGTGGTTTGAACATCCTCAAACGTTCACTCTCGTTATGGAGTACCCGGAACCCTGCGAGAGCCTGCGTGACTTCATCACCCGTAACCCTCGACTGTGTGAACCAGTCGCACAGGTCATCGTGCTACAGGCTCTGCTGGCGGTACAACACTGCATCGAACATGGTGTTTTTCACCATGACATCCATGCTCACAATTTCCTGTTGAACAAAGACACGTTTCATCTCACGCTGATAGACTTTGGCTGCGGTCAGCTATTTAGTAGCGATGGCTACGAGAGCGACATATACATCG GAGCACCGGCTTACTGCCCACCTGAAGTCCTGACCAAACCTCGCTTCCACGCCGTCCCAACAAATGTCTGGTCCCTAGGAGTCTTGTTGTATAAGATGGTGAACGGATGTTGTCCTTTTGGCAGTAGAAGAGAAATCAAACGGGCCAAAATTACATTTCAGAACTCCACATTATCCGAAG GAAATAACATACTTGATGTCCTTGGTGGAAGACTTGACCCGAAGCCTGAAGTCCAAGCCCAGCATGAGAGGGAACTCGGAGCCCGTCCACGTCTGAGCGAGAACACGAGAGACCGAGAGACTGGAACCAAATCATCGAGTCATCACAGCCACATttgctttgttttaaaattaatttttgctttgtttttaaaaagtcaagacatgtcatctttatttatatag
- the LOC125267547 gene encoding serine/threonine-protein kinase pim-3-like isoform X3, whose product MSMAHMMGERGGQAHISGDVVSRSDSVDGLLCPPLTGQVPVEPKETSRGLTAQGAMEASPVSESSTEKPTERRKRKRIRSFLNRLWKAMKSPFRCCCPCSDVNVVEPFVPPPDLEPEPDPEPPSPAPDQSGVKPINESFEALYNLGEMLGSGGFGRVYEGTRKFDGKKVAIKQMLKIDNDRYLRIPGHPKPLVTEVALLLMMRREPVSPFVIHLYEWFEHPQTFTLVMEYPEPCESLRDFITRNPRLCEPVAQVIVLQALLAVQHCIEHGVFHHDIHAHNFLLNKDTFHLTLIDFGCGQLFSSDGYESDIYIGAPAYCPPEVLTKPRFHAVPTNVWSLGVLLYKMVNGCCPFGSRREIKRAKITFQNSTLSEGNNILDVLGGRLDPKPEVQAQHERELGARPRLSENTRDRETGTKSSSHHSHICFVLKLIFALFLKSQDMSSLFI is encoded by the exons ATGTCGATGGCTCACATGATGGGTGAAAGAGGAG GTCAGGCTCACATCAGCGGTGATGTGGTGTCCAGGTCCGACAGCGTCGATGGATTGCTGTGCCCTCCGCTGACAGGTCAAGTTCCTGTCGAGCCAAAGGAGACGTCACGTGGCCTAACTGCCCAGGGTGCCATGGAGGCTTCTCCTGTGAGCGAGAGCTCAACAG aAAAACCTACAGAAcgcaggaagaggaaaagaaTTCGTTCTTTCCTCAACAGGCTGTGGAAGGCGATGAAGAGTCCTTTCCGGTGCTGTTGCCCCTGTAGTGATGTGAATGTTGTGGAGCCTTTTGTCCCTCCACCAGATCTGGAGCCAGAGCCTGATCCCGAGCCACCATCACCTGCTCCAGATCAGTCCGGCGTCAAGCCAATCAATG aGTCCTTTGAGGCTCTGTATAACTTGGGAGAGATGCTTGGATCCGGAGGATTTGGCAGGGTGTACGAGGGAACGCGCAAATTTGATGGCAAAAAG gtTGCCATCAAGCAGATGCTCAAGATTGACAACGATCGTTATCTTCGTATT CCTGGGCACCCCAAACCTCTCGTTACCGAAGTGgcgctgctgctgatgatgaggCGAGAACCCGTAAGCCCCTTCGTCATACATCTGTACGAGTGGTTTGAACATCCTCAAACGTTCACTCTCGTTATGGAGTACCCGGAACCCTGCGAGAGCCTGCGTGACTTCATCACCCGTAACCCTCGACTGTGTGAACCAGTCGCACAGGTCATCGTGCTACAGGCTCTGCTGGCGGTACAACACTGCATCGAACATGGTGTTTTTCACCATGACATCCATGCTCACAATTTCCTGTTGAACAAAGACACGTTTCATCTCACGCTGATAGACTTTGGCTGCGGTCAGCTATTTAGTAGCGATGGCTACGAGAGCGACATATACATCG GAGCACCGGCTTACTGCCCACCTGAAGTCCTGACCAAACCTCGCTTCCACGCCGTCCCAACAAATGTCTGGTCCCTAGGAGTCTTGTTGTATAAGATGGTGAACGGATGTTGTCCTTTTGGCAGTAGAAGAGAAATCAAACGGGCCAAAATTACATTTCAGAACTCCACATTATCCGAAG GAAATAACATACTTGATGTCCTTGGTGGAAGACTTGACCCGAAGCCTGAAGTCCAAGCCCAGCATGAGAGGGAACTCGGAGCCCGTCCACGTCTGAGCGAGAACACGAGAGACCGAGAGACTGGAACCAAATCATCGAGTCATCACAGCCACATttgctttgttttaaaattaatttttgctttgtttttaaaaagtcaagacatgtcatctttatttatatag
- the LOC125267548 gene encoding CBL-interacting protein kinase 28-like, whose product MSMAHMMGERGGQAHISSDVVSRSDSVDGLLCPPLTGQVPVEPKETSRGLTAQGAMEASPVSESSTEKPTERRKRKRIHSFLNRLWKAMKSPFRCCCPCSDVNVVEPFVPPPDLEPEPDPEPPSPAPDQSGVKPINEKPIERRKRKRIRSFLNRKAMKSPFRCCCPCSHMNVVEPFVPPPDLEPEPDPEPPSPAPVPSSVKPINESFEALYNLGEMLGSGGFGRVYEGTRKFDGKKVAIKQMLKIDNDRYLRIPGHPKPLVTEVALLLMMRREPVSPFVIHLYEWFEHPQTFTLVMEYPEPCESLRDFITRNPRLCEPVAQVIVLQALLAVQHCIEHGVFHHDIHAHNFLLNKDTFHLTLIDFGCGQLFSSDGYESDIYIGAPAYCPPEVLTKPRFHAVPTNVWSLGVLLYKMVNGCCPFGSRREIKRAKITFQNSTLSEGNNILDVLGGRLDPKPEVQAQPERELGARPHLSENTRDRETGTKSSSHHSHICFVLKLIFALFLKSQDMSSLFI is encoded by the exons ATGTCGATGGCTCACATGATGGgtgaaagaggag GTCAGGCTCACATCAGCAGTGATGTGGTGTCCAGGTCCGACAGCGTCGATGGATTGCTGTGCCCTCCGCTGACAGGTCAAGTTCCTGTCGAGCCAAAGGAGACGTCACGTGGCCTAACTGCCCAGGGTGCCATGGAGGCTTCTCCTGTGAGCGAGAGCTCAACAG aAAAACCTACAGAAcgcaggaagaggaaaagaaTTCATTCTTTCCTCAACAGGCTGTGGAAGGCGATGAAGAGTCCTTTCCGGTGCTGTTGCCCCTGTAGTGATGTGAATGTTGTGGAGCCTTTTGTCCCTCCACCAGATCTGGAGCCAGAGCCTGATCCCGAGCCACCATCACCTGCTCCAGATCAGTCCGGCGTCAAGCCAATCAATG AAAAACCTATAGAAcgcaggaagaggaaaagaaTCCGTTCTTTCCTCAACAGGAAGGCGATGAAGAGTCCTTTCCGGTGCTGTTGCCCCTGTAGTCATATGAATGTTGTGGAGCCTTTTGTCCCTCCACCAGATCTGGAGCCAGAGCCTGATCCCGAGCCACCATCACCTGCTCCAGTTCCCTCCAGCGTCAAGCCAATCAATG aGTCCTTTGAGGCTCTGTATAACTTGGGAGAGATGCTTGGATCCGGAGGATTTGGCAGGGTGTACGAGGGAACGCGCAAATTTGATGGCAAAAAG gtTGCCATCAAGCAGATGCTCAAGATTGACAACGATCGTTATCTTCGTATT CCTGGGCACCCCAAACCTCTCGTTACCGAAGTGgcgctgctgctgatgatgaggCGAGAACCCGTAAGCCCCTTCGTCATACATCTGTACGAGTGGTTTGAACATCCTCAAACGTTCACTCTCGTTATGGAGTACCCGGAACCCTGCGAGAGCCTGCGTGACTTCATCACCCGTAACCCTCGACTGTGTGAACCAGTCGCACAGGTCATCGTGCTACAGGCTCTGCTGGCGGTACAACACTGCATCGAACATGGTGTTTTTCACCATGACATCCATGCTCACAATTTCCTGTTGAACAAAGACACGTTTCATCTCACGCTGATAGACTTTGGCTGCGGTCAGCTATTTAGTAGCGATGGCTACGAGAGCGACATATACATCG GAGCACCGGCTTACTGCCCACCTGAAGTCCTGACCAAACCTCGCTTCCACGCCGTCCCAACAAATGTCTGGTCCCTAGGAGTCTTGTTGTATAAGATGGTGAACGGATGTTGTCCTTTTGGCAGTAGAAGAGAAATCAAACGGGCCAAAATTACATTTCAGAACTCCACATTATCCGAAG GAAATAACATACTTGATGTCCTTGGTGGAAGACTTGACCCGAAGCCTGAAGTCCAAGCCCAGCCTGAGAGGGAACTCGGAGCCCGTCCACATCTGAGCGAGAACACGAGAGACCGCGAGACTGGAACCAAATCATCGAGTCATCACAGCCACATttgctttgttttaaaattaatttttgctttgtttttaaaaagtcaagacatgtcatctttatttatatag